A part of Acidimicrobiia bacterium genomic DNA contains:
- the groES gene encoding co-chaperone GroES: MAKATTKKKVASLHPLGDRVVVKPREENDMRTPSGLVIPDTAKEKPQLGEVIAVGPGDFQDGERIPMDIVEGDVVVYSKYGGTEVKFEGEDYLILSSRDVLAVIR; encoded by the coding sequence ATGGCAAAGGCAACTACCAAGAAGAAGGTCGCAAGCCTTCATCCGCTGGGTGACCGTGTCGTCGTCAAGCCTCGTGAAGAGAACGACATGCGGACGCCGAGCGGCCTCGTGATCCCCGACACCGCCAAGGAGAAGCCCCAGCTCGGCGAGGTAATCGCCGTCGGCCCGGGTGACTTCCAGGACGGGGAGCGCATTCCGATGGACATCGTGGAAGGCGACGTCGTCGTCTACTCCAAGTACGGCGGCACCGAGGTGAAGTTCGAAGGCGAGGACTATCTGATCCTTTCTTCGCGCGACGTCCTGGCTGTCATCCGCTGA
- the tsaD gene encoding tRNA (adenosine(37)-N6)-threonylcarbamoyltransferase complex transferase subunit TsaD, with product MSGPTVLGFETSCDETGVAVVRGNEILSNVLATQVEEHARFGGVVPEVAARAHVEAIRPLTHRALRDAGVHAMDLDAVAATQGPGLASALMVGFSYGKALAWALDIPFLGIDHMEGHLFAPRFEHPDYGPPAVVVLASGGHSQFVHLKEWGEYEVLGSTIDDAAGEAFDKLARFLGLGFPGGPAIDRASEGGDPSSVEFPRALADRPFDLSFSGLKTSVVTYVRQHHEAGDLPPMEDLAAAIQEAIVDALVTKTMNAVEETGVKQVGGGGGVLANRRLRERLAAECASRGIALHLPSPALCTDNGAMIAAAAVFRLARGEITALNAEIDTGMVMG from the coding sequence ACGAGACAGGTGTTGCCGTCGTCAGGGGCAACGAGATCCTGTCGAACGTGCTGGCAACGCAGGTGGAGGAGCATGCTCGATTCGGCGGGGTGGTCCCCGAGGTGGCGGCGCGGGCGCACGTCGAGGCCATACGGCCGCTCACCCATCGGGCGCTGCGCGACGCCGGGGTGCACGCCATGGACCTCGATGCGGTGGCCGCCACGCAGGGGCCGGGGTTGGCGTCGGCGTTGATGGTGGGGTTCTCCTACGGCAAGGCCCTGGCCTGGGCGCTCGACATCCCGTTTCTCGGGATCGACCACATGGAAGGGCACCTGTTCGCCCCCCGGTTCGAGCATCCCGACTACGGACCTCCCGCGGTGGTGGTGCTCGCCTCGGGTGGCCATTCGCAGTTCGTTCACTTGAAGGAGTGGGGCGAGTACGAGGTGCTCGGGTCGACGATCGACGACGCCGCGGGCGAGGCTTTCGACAAGCTGGCCAGGTTTCTCGGTCTCGGGTTTCCCGGGGGGCCGGCGATCGATCGAGCATCGGAGGGGGGCGATCCGTCGTCGGTCGAGTTCCCCCGGGCATTGGCCGACCGTCCGTTCGACCTCTCGTTCTCCGGCCTCAAGACGTCGGTGGTCACGTATGTCCGCCAGCACCATGAGGCAGGCGACTTGCCGCCGATGGAGGACCTGGCCGCGGCGATCCAGGAGGCGATCGTCGACGCCCTGGTGACCAAGACCATGAATGCGGTGGAGGAGACCGGGGTGAAGCAGGTCGGCGGAGGAGGAGGCGTGCTGGCCAACCGGCGGCTCCGCGAACGGCTCGCCGCTGAGTGCGCCTCCCGTGGGATCGCCCTCCATCTGCCGTCGCCGGCCCTATGCACCGACAACGGAGCCATGATCGCCGCCGCCGCCGTCTTCCGGCTCGCCCGCGGGGAAATCACGGCTCTCAATGCCGAGATAGATACGGGGATGGTTATGGGCTGA